DNA sequence from the Staphylococcus epidermidis genome:
CGTATAGCTTAATTTGAAAATTTGATACAACTCATTGTATTTTCTATTAATGCAACGATTGCCATAAATAAATATGCCTGAGACATTTAATGTGTCCCAGGCATTTATAATATGTGTTCTTGTATTTTACTGTTAAAGATAAAAGCTTAAGAAAATTTTCTATAACAAATCGTTTAATTGTCGATGCTAAATTCTGCTGATGCTTCAAATTTTACGTTTTTACCTAACATCACGCCACCAGTTTCTAAAGCTTGGTTAAAATTAATACCATATTTTTCGCGGTTAATTGTTCCACTAACGATAAAACCAGTGACTTGCTGTCCATTCATTGGATTTTTACTTACACCATTAAATTCAACATCAAATGTCTCTTCATGAGTTTCACCTTTAATTGTCAAATCTCCAACTACTTGATTTTCGTTAATTTCTTTAGTTACAAATGTCATTTTATCGTTGTCTTCTGTACCAAAGAAATCGTTTGATCTTAAATGGTTGTCTCTGTCCTCATTTTGAGTGTCAATTGAACTTGGAATAATAGTAGCTGTTGCTTTTAGTGAAGTTAAATCATTAAT
Encoded proteins:
- a CDS encoding YceI family protein, translated to MTKFNFDQVHSDIQFKIKHLMVSQVKGTFKQFDVQLDGDINDLTSLKATATIIPSSIDTQNEDRDNHLRSNDFFGTEDNDKMTFVTKEINENQVVGDLTIKGETHEETFDVEFNGVSKNPMNGQQVTGFIVSGTINREKYGINFNQALETGGVMLGKNVKFEASAEFSIDN